From Saccharomyces paradoxus chromosome III, complete sequence, a single genomic window includes:
- the GLK1 gene encoding glucokinase (Glucokinase~similar to YCL040W), with the protein MSFDDLHKATERAVIQAVDQICDDFEVTPEKLDELTAYFIEQMEKGLAPPKEGHTLASDKGLPMIPAFVTGSPNGTERGVLLAADLGGTNFRICSVNLHGDHTFSMEQMKSKIPDDLLDDENVTSDDLFGFLARRTLAFMKKYHPDELAKGKDANPMRLGFTFSYPVDQTSLNSGTLIRWTKGFRIADTVGKDVVQLYQEQLRAQGMPMVKVVALTNDTVGTYLSHCYTSDNTDSMTSGEISEPVIGCIFGTGTNGCYMEEINKITKLPQELRDKLIKEGKTHMIINVEWGSFDNELKHLPTTKYDVVIDQKLSTNPGFHLFEKRVSGMFLGEVLRNILVDLHSQGLLLQQYRTKEQLPRHLTTPFQLSSEVLSHIEIDDSTGLRETELSLLQSLRLPTTPTERVQIQKLVRAISRRSAYLAAVPLAAILIKTNALNKRYHGEVEIGCDGSVVEYYPGFRSMLRHALALSPLGAEGERKVHLKIAKDGSGVGAALCALVA; encoded by the coding sequence ATGTCCTTTGACGACTTACACAAAGCAACCGAGAGAGCGGTCATCCAGGCCGTGGACCAGATCTGCGACGATTTCGAGGTCACGCCCGAGAAACTAGACGAATTAACCGCCTACTTCATCGAACAAATGGAAAAAGGTCTAGCTCCACCAAAGGAAGGCCATACACTGGCCTCGGACAAGGGTCTTCCCATGATTCCGGCATTCGTCACCGGCTCACCCAACGGAACCGAGCGTGGTGTTCTACTAGCCGCCGACCTGGGTGGTACCAATTTCCGTATTTGTTCTGTTAACTTGCACGGGGATCATACTTTCTCTATGGAACAAATGAAGTCAAAAATTCCGGATGATTTGCTAGACGATGAGAACGTCACATCTGACGACTTGTTTGGTTTTCTAGCACGTCGTACATTGGCATTCATGAAGAAGTACCACCCGGACGAACTTGCTAAGGGCAAAGACGCCAATCCTATGAGGCTGGGTTTCACTTTCTCGTACCCTGTAGACCAGACATCTCTAAACTCCGGGACACTGATCCGTTGGACCAAGGGTTTCCGAATCGCGGACACCGTCGGAAAGGATGTGGTGCAATTGTACCAGGAGCAATTACGCGCTCAGGGTATGCCTATGGTCAAGGTTGTTGCGTTGACCAACGATACCGTCGGGACATACCTATCGCATTGCTACACATCCGATAACACGGACTCGATGACCTCCGGGGAAATCTCGGAGCCGGTAATCGGGTGTATTTTCGGTACCGGTACCAATGGGTGTTACATGGAGGAGATCAATAAAATTACGAAGTTACCACAAGAACTGCGTGATAAGTTGATAAAAGAGGGTAAGACGCATATGATTATCAATGTCGAATGGGGGTCCTTTGATAATGAGCTCAAGCACTTACCTACTACTAAGTATGACGTTGTAATTGACCAAAAATTGTCAACGAACCCGGGATTCCATTTGTTTGAGAAACGTGTCTCCGGGATGTTCTTGGGTGAGGTGTTGCGTAATATTCTAGTGGACTTGCACTCACAAGGGCTGCTTTTGCAACAGTACCGGACCAAGGAACAGTTACCTCGCCACTTGACTACACCTTTCCAGTTGTCGTCCGAAGTGCTATCACATATTGAGATTGACGACTCGACGGGTCTACGTGAAACAGAGTTGTCATTGTTACAAAGTCTCAGACTGCCTACTACTCCAACAGAGCGTGttcaaatccaaaaattggtGCGCGCGATTTCTAGGAGATCTGCGTATTTAGCCGCCGTGCCGCTTGCCGCCATTTTGATCAAGACAAATGCTTTGAACAAAAGATACCATGGTGAAGTGGAGATTGGTTGTGATGGTTCCGTCGTGGAGTACTATCCTGGTTTCAGATCCATGCTGAGACACGCGTTAGCCTTGTCACCTTTGGGTGCCGAGGGTGAGAGGAAAGTTCACTTGAAAATTGCTAAGGATGGCTCCGGTGTAGGTGCCGCCTTGTGTGCACTAGTTGCATGa